Proteins encoded in a region of the Methanobrevibacter arboriphilus JCM 13429 = DSM 1125 genome:
- a CDS encoding cation:proton antiporter domain-containing protein → MEQIILSLAIVMLLGVLCIKCFSKLGVPAFLGFLLIGILLGPYATNILNIEFMGLTQEIATMAMVILLIRAGLGLSRDSLRKVGRVAVEMSCIPSVFEGLLVMIVGHYFLGISFIESGMLGFILAAVSPAILVPRMLNLIDKGLGTKKGIPEILLTGSSADDVVAITIFSVFLGMYTGGNINIVWSIASIPISLILGVLTGFVTGLILLYAFRRWDFSDIEKLFVTLATGILLNSLGEALQGRIPLAGLVGVMVIGFLLLDRMPKVALGLSNRYSNLWIVAEIVIFVLLGAQLELPLLIETPEGLFAPVIIVGIFVICMGLIARFGGVFMALAGSGLNNKEKIFCMTSYIPKANVQATIGAVPLAAGVASGELILAISAISIIFTAPLGALLIDFFNDKLLTKDEDLDNSKSIEVPTN, encoded by the coding sequence GTGGAACAAATAATATTAAGTTTAGCAATTGTAATGTTGCTTGGAGTTTTATGTATAAAATGTTTCAGTAAATTAGGTGTACCTGCCTTTTTAGGATTCTTACTAATAGGTATTTTACTTGGCCCATATGCAACAAACATATTAAACATTGAATTTATGGGATTAACACAAGAAATTGCCACAATGGCAATGGTAATTCTATTGATTAGAGCAGGTTTGGGACTTAGCCGAGATTCTCTTCGTAAAGTTGGAAGGGTTGCAGTTGAGATGAGCTGTATTCCATCAGTCTTTGAAGGATTACTAGTTATGATTGTAGGTCATTATTTCCTTGGAATATCATTTATTGAATCAGGAATGTTAGGATTTATTCTGGCTGCTGTTTCACCAGCAATACTTGTTCCAAGAATGCTTAATCTAATTGATAAAGGATTGGGTACTAAAAAAGGTATTCCAGAAATTCTTTTAACAGGTTCATCAGCTGATGATGTTGTAGCTATTACAATATTTTCAGTATTTTTAGGGATGTATACTGGAGGAAATATTAACATTGTATGGAGTATAGCTAGTATACCTATATCATTGATATTGGGCGTTTTAACAGGATTTGTAACTGGATTGATTCTTTTATATGCATTTAGAAGATGGGACTTTTCAGATATTGAAAAATTATTTGTTACACTTGCAACCGGAATACTTCTTAATTCACTTGGTGAGGCTTTACAAGGAAGAATACCATTAGCTGGCCTTGTTGGAGTAATGGTCATTGGTTTCTTATTATTAGATCGTATGCCTAAAGTTGCATTAGGTTTATCAAATAGATATTCAAATTTATGGATAGTTGCAGAAATTGTTATTTTTGTACTTCTCGGAGCTCAATTGGAACTTCCTTTGTTAATTGAAACTCCTGAAGGCTTATTTGCACCAGTTATAATAGTTGGAATATTTGTTATATGTATGGGATTAATAGCTAGATTTGGAGGAGTATTTATGGCTTTAGCTGGATCTGGGTTAAACAATAAAGAAAAAATATTTTGCATGACTTCTTATATTCCAAAAGCGAATGTACAAGCTACTATTGGAGCAGTTCCTTTAGCTGCAGGAGTAGCTTCGGGAGAATTAATATTAGCTATTTCGGCCATATCTATAATATTTACAGCACCTTTAGGAGCTCTTTTAATAGATTTTTTTAATGATAAATTGTT